The following is a genomic window from Anaerotignum faecicola.
TGCCGATATAGCGGGCACGTTTATATTCCGGTTCCCTGGAAATATTGACTCCGTCGATCTCAATCTTTCCGGAGTCGATGGGATAGACACCTGCAATCATGTTGAGCATCGTGGATTTTCCAGCGCCGTTGCCGC
Proteins encoded in this region:
- a CDS encoding ATP-binding cassette domain-containing protein translates to MLEIKNVRKTFNKNTINEKKALNGINLHLDEGDFVTVIGGNGAGKSTMLNMIAGVYPIDSGKIEIDGVNISREPEYKRARYIG